The following coding sequences lie in one Apium graveolens cultivar Ventura chromosome 3, ASM990537v1, whole genome shotgun sequence genomic window:
- the LOC141712297 gene encoding uncharacterized protein LOC141712297: MEGNLQSGNMLGMGSYGGLDLQGSMRVHHHQQPSSLQHQHNSSPRQGPIAHPSIHENFARPTGGRQDYDQTVSMAEYCKVDRGKHSASDDEELNLTDDAADGHSHGSRGKNISPWHRVKWTDTMVRILITAVSYIGEDAAAEYGGGARRKYANLQKKGKWKSVSKVMAERGHFVSPQQCEDKFNDLNKRYKRLNEILGRGTSCEVVENNSLLEVMDHIPEKLKEEVRKILSSKHLYYEEMCSYHNGNRLHLPPDPELQHSLRLALRSKDDPENDTRKHPHHEIDDDDQDIEMEDRDVENHASHGDHKETYGMAGVSLKRVKQCRGHESNAFGKSVSSLDCNRTFNSQAQVAHVDMNQVLPEVMNANVSQAQWMEHHSMQIERQKLQLQVQMLELEKERFKWQRCCRKRDKELEMMKMENERMKLENEHMALELKHKEMGTDN, translated from the coding sequence ATGGAAGGTAATTTGCAATCGGGAAATATGCTTGGAATGGGGTCGTATGGAGGACTTGACTTGCAAGGGTCTATGAGAGTGCACCATCATCAACAACCATCTTCACTCCAGCATCAACATAATTCTAGTCCTAGACAAGGGCCGATTGCTCATCCGTCGATCCATGAAAATTTTGCCCGTCCAACTGGAGGCAGACAAGATTATGATCAGACAGTTTCTATGGCTGAATACTGTAAAGTTGATAGGGGTAAGCATTCTGCAAGTGATGATGAGGAGCTGAATTTGACAGATGATGCTGCTGATGGTCATAGTCATGGGAGTAGAGGAAAGAATATTTCACCCTGGCATCGAGTGAAATGGACTGATACAATGGTTAGAATTTTGATAACTGCTGTTTCATACATAGGCGAGGACGCTGCTGCGGAGTACGGTGGTGGGGCAAGAAGGAAATATGCAAATCTACAGAAGAAAGGTAAATGGAAATCGGTTTCAAAGGTTATGGCTGAAAGGGGTCATTTTGTTTCACCTCAACAGTGCGAAGATAAGTTTAATGATCTTAATAAAAGGTATAAGAGACTAAATGAGATCCTTGGGAGGGGAACTTCTTGTGAAGTTGTTGAGAATAACTCACTTTTGGAGGTGATGGATCACATACCGGAGAAACTGAAAGAGGAAGTTAGGAAAATTCTTAGTTCAAAACATTTGTATTATGAAGAGATGTGTTCTTATCATAACGGAAATCGGCTGCATCTGCCTCCAGATCCTGAATTGCAGCATTCTTTGAGGTTGGCTCTCAGAAGCAAAGATGATCCCGAGAATGACACAAGGAAGCACCCACACCATGAAATTGACGATGATGATCAAGACATAGAGATGGAAGATCGAGATGTGGAAAATCATGCATCCCATGGGGATCACAAAGAAACATATGGGATGGCAGGGGTTTCTTTGAAGAGGGTTAAACAATGTCGGGGTCATGAAAGTAATGCCTTTGGTAAGTCCGTCTCTTCTTTGGACTGTAACAGAACTTTTAACTCTCAAGCACAAGTTGCTCATGTTGATATGAATCAAGTATTACCAGAAGTTATGAATGCAAATGTGTCGCAAGCACAGTGGATGGAGCATCATTCAATGCAAATTGAAAGACAGAAGCTACAACTTCAGGTGCAGATGTTAGAATTGGAGAAAGAACGGTTTAAGTGGCAAAGATGTTGCAGGAAAAGAGACAAAGAGCTGGAGATGATGAAAATGGAAAAtgagaggatgaaactagagaaTGAGCACATGGCATTAGAACTGAAGCACAAGGAGATGGGCACAGATAACTGA